One genomic window of Cricetulus griseus strain 17A/GY chromosome 3, alternate assembly CriGri-PICRH-1.0, whole genome shotgun sequence includes the following:
- the LOC113834559 gene encoding coronin-1A yields the protein MSRQVVRSSKFRHVFGQPAKADQCYEDVRVSQTTWDSGFCAVNPKFMALICEASGGGAFLVLPLGKTGRVDKNVPLVCGHTAPVLDIAWCPHNDNVIASGSEDCTVMVWEIPDGGLVLPLREPVVTLEGHTKRVGIVAWHPTAQNVLLSAGCDNVILVWDVGTGAAVLTLGPDVHPDTIYSVDWSRDGGLICTSCRDKRVRIIEPRKGTIVAEKDRPHEGTRPVHAVFVSEGKILTTGFSRMSERQVALWDTKHLEEPLSLQELDTSSGVLLPFFDPDTNIVYLCGKGDSSIRYFEITSEAPFLHYLSMFSSKESQRGMGYMPKRGLEVNKCEIARFYKLHERKCEPIAMTVPRKSDLFQEDLYPPTAGPDPALTAEEWLGGRDAGPLLISLKDGYVPPKSRELRVNRGLDSVRKRATPEASGTPSSDVVSRLEEEMRNLQATVQELQKRMDRLEETVQAK from the exons ATGAGCCGGCAGGTGGTTCGCTCCAGCAAATTCCGACACGTGTTTGGACAGCCAGCCAAAGCTGACCAGTGCTATGAGGATGTGCGCGTCTCACAGACCACCTGGGACAGTGGCTTCTGTGCTGTCAACCCCAAGTTCATGGCTCTGATCTGTGAAGCCAGTGGGGGAGGGGCCTTCCTGGTGCTACCCCTAGGCAAG ACTGGACGAGTGGACAAAAATGTGCCCCTGGTTTGCGGCCACACCGCCCCTGTGCTAGACATCGCCTGGTGCCCACACAATGACAATGTCATTGCCAGTGGCTCTGAGGACTGCACGGTCATG GTGTGGGAGATCCCTGACGGAGGCCTGGTACTGCCCCTGCGGGAGCCTGTTGTCACCCTGGAGGGACACACCAAGCGGGTGGGCATCGTGGCCTGGCACCCCACAGCCCAGAATGTACTGCTCAGCGCAG GTTGTGACAATGTGATCCTGGTGTGGGATGTGGGCACTGGGGCAGCTGTGCTGACACTCGGCCCAGATGTGCACCCGGACACGATCTACAGTGTGGACTGGAGTCGGGATGGTGGTCTCATCTGTACTTCCTGCCGTGACAAGCGTGTTCGCATCATTGAGCCTCGAAAAGGCACCATTGTGGCT GAAAAGGACCGTCCTCATGAGGGAACTCGGCCAGTGCATGCTGTGTTTGTATCAGAAGGAAAGATTCTAACCACAGGTTTCAGCCGCATGAGCGAGCGGCAGGTGGCGCTGTGGGACACA AAGCACCTGGAAGAGCCACTGTCCCTGCAGGAGTTGGACACCAGCAGCGGAGTTTTGCTGCCTTTTTTTGACCCTGACACCAACATTGTTTACCTCTGTGGCAAG GGTGACAGCTCTATCCGGTATTTTGAGATCACTTCTGAGGCTCCGTTCCTGCACTATCTTTCCATGTTCAGTTCCAAGGAGTCTCAGCGTGGTATGGGCTACATGCCCAAACGTGGCCTGGAAGTGAATAAGTGTGAGATTGCCAG ATTCTATAAGCTTCATGAGCGGAAATGTGAGCCCATTGCCATGACAGTGCCTAGAAAG TCGGACCTGTTCCAGGAGGACCTGTATCCACCTACGGCAGGACCTGACCCTGCCCTCACAGCTGAGGAGTGGCTGGGTGGTCGGGACGCTGgccccctcctcatctccctcaAGGATGGCTATGTGCCCCCAAAGAGCCGTGAGCTGAGAGTCAACAGGGGCCTGGACAGTGTACGCAAGAGAGCCACACCAGAGGCCAGTGGCACACCTAGCTCG GACGTTGTATCAAGGctggaggaagagatgaggaATCTGCAGGCCACGGTACAAGAGCTACAGAAGCGCATGGACAGGCTGGAGGAGACTGTTCAGGCCAAGTAA